Proteins encoded in a region of the Xylocopa sonorina isolate GNS202 chromosome 11, iyXylSono1_principal, whole genome shotgun sequence genome:
- the LOC143429454 gene encoding molybdenum cofactor biosynthesis protein 1-like has translation MFRKINTVKSIFGAAYSSTEASVAPNASSRVQQFRDLLNSTRDDDLLTDSFGRRHTYLRISITERCNLRCLYCMPAEGVKLTKNDGILKIEEILKIANLFVNEGVTKIRLTGGEPTVRRDIVDIIAGLKQLPGLEQVAITTNGLTLTRQLPSLQRAGLDAINISLDTLKENRFEQFTRRKGWSRVMASIDLAIQLGYNPVKVNCVVMKGFNDDEIVDFVDLTRSRPIDVRFIEYMPFQGNEWNENKMISFKAIKELIRNTYPELQRLPNKYNDTSKAYHVPGFTGQIGFITSMSEHFCGSCNRLRITADGNLKVCLFEGKGEVSLRDALRSGASDDVLKEMIGAAVRRKKKQHAGMFNLAQMENRPMILIGG, from the exons atgtttcgaaAAATTAATACCGTGAAATCGATCTTCGGTGCCGCGTATTCGTCCACTGAGGCATCTGTTGCACCGAACGCCTCGTCCAGA GTGCAGCAGtttagagatctgttgaacagcACGCGCGACGATGACTTGCTCACGGATTCGTTTGGAAGGCGTCATACGTACTTACGTATCTCGATTACCGAGCGTTGCAATCTCAGGT GTCTGTACTGTATGCCAGCAGAAGGCGTTAAGCTGACAAAGAATGATGGTATTCTGAAAATAGAAGAAATACTTAAAATAGCTAATTTATTTGTAAATGAAGGTGTAACTAAGATACGCTTAACCGGTGGTGAACCAACAGTGAGAAGAGATATCGTGGATATTATCG CCGGATTGAAACAACTGCCTGGCTTAGAACAGGTAGCAATTACTACCAATGGGCTGACATTAACGCGTCAGTTACCATCCCTTCAGAGGGCTGGTTTGGATGCGATAAATATCTCTTTGGATACTTTAAAGGAGAATCGTTTCGAGCAGTTCACACGTAGGAAAGGATGGTCAAGAGTGATGGCGTCTATCGATCTGGCTATTCAACTAGGTTACAACCCAGTGAAG GTGAATTGTGTCGTAATGAAAGGTTTTAACGACGATGAGATAGTCGATTTCGTCGATTTGACGAGATCTCGTCCGATCGATGTACGCTTCATCGAGTATATGCCTTTCCAAGGGAACGAATGGAATGAGAATAAAATGATTTCCTTCAAGGCGATTAAAGAACTCATTAGAAACACGTATCCCGAACTACAGCGTCTCCCGAACAAGTACAACGATACATCCAAG GCGTATCACGTGCCCGGATTCACAGGACAAATAGGATTTATCACATCGATGAGCGAACACTTTTGCGGTTCGTGTAATCGGCTGAGGATAACGGCGGATGGAAACTTAAAAGTATGTTTGTTCGAAGGGAAAGGGGAAGTATCTCTTCGCGACGCGTTACGTAGCGGTGCGTCCGACGATGTTCTGAAGGAGATGATCGGAGCGGCGGTGCGACGTAAAAAGAAGCAGCATGCAG GAATGTTCAATCTAGCGCAGATGGAAAACAGGCCGATGATTCTGATCGGAGGTTAA
- the LOC143428926 gene encoding cyclic pyranopterin monophosphate synthase-like: FCSFVFPVEEKHASGRNVGSYNDLRYSVPISRQCLMVSAGHWFKSVASVRACSSLSHVDRDGKASMVDVGSKVESKRVAIASGIVQVDSNISKLIAENNVKKGDVLSVAQLAGIMAAKCTSALIPLCHPLPLSYANVSLRLNEESRRVEITAEVRCTGKTGVEMEALTAVSIAALTVYDMCKYAASPKSLKITDIQLVSKTGGTKGNFFRE; this comes from the coding sequence TTCTGTTCGTTTGTCTTTCCAGTTGAAGAGAAACACGCGAGTGGTAGGAACGTAGGAAGTTATAACGATTTACGATATTCTGTACCGATATCCCGTCAATGTTTAATGGTTAGCGCGGGACACTGGTTTAAAAGTGTCGCGAGCGTAAGAGCGTGTTCGTCGTTGTCGCATGTGGATCGAGACGGTAAAGCGAGCATGGTGGATGTAGGCTCGAAAGTCGAGAGTAAACGTGTCGCCATTGCGAGCGGAATTGTCCAAGTCGATTCGAATATAAGCAAACTGATAGCCGAGAATAATGTAAAGAAGGGCGACGTGCTGTCCGTGGCACAATTGGCCGGTATCATGGCGGCGAAATGCACGTCCGCCTTGATACCGCTATGCCATCCACTTCCGTTATCCTATGCAAACGTGTCTTTGCGATTGAACGAAGAATCGCGTCGCGTAGAGATTACAGCTGAAGTTAGATGCACCGGTAAAACTGGCGTGGAAATGGAAGCCCTAACGGCCGTGAGTATCGCGGCTCTAACAGTTTACGACATGTGCAAATATGCGGCTTCCCCAAAATCGTTGAAGATAACTGATATTCAGTTAGTTTCGAAAACCGGTGGCACAAAGGGCAATTTTTTCCGAGAATAG
- the LOC143429457 gene encoding immunoglobulin superfamily DCC subclass member 4, whose amino-acid sequence MAPFHGMAFILLGIGYLLHAEPPSGHRSLAAQRLDEGRPDKGERPQRGTKRTYFCKDSKPENVTAVVGQTVVLLCCVKNLGNRTVSWIRKKDLHILTSMSVTYTSDARFTIDRDPEQDDWNLRIDYAQPRDAGIYECQVNTEPKIYGAVTLKVLDVQAKITGSEEMYVKKGSTIGLTCVVDAQDIPPSNVTWYHAGAVIDFDGPRGGVFLETEKGKNGTTSKLLITRAQFEDSGNYTCVSSKVAPASVMVHVLNGEHPAAMQHGGTGNINRRVILFSLVLLVDTIFR is encoded by the exons ATGGCACCGTTCCATGGCATGGCGTTTATACTGCTTGGAATCGGATACCTGTTACACGCGGAACCGCCTTCCGGTCACCGGAGTTTAG CGGCGCAACGGCTCGACGAGGGAAGGCCCGATAAAGGAGAACGGCCGCAACGGGGGACGAAGAGGACGTATTTTTGTAAAGACTCGAAGCCCGAGAACGTGACCGCCGTTGTGGGCCAGACTGTTGTGCTCTTGTGTTGTGTTAAGAACTTGGGTAACAGAACA GTGTCCTGGATCCGAAAGAAGGACCTGCACATCTTGACGTCGATGTCGGTGACTTACACGAGCGACGCGAGGTTCACGATAGACCGTGACCCGGAGCAGGACGACTGGAATCTGCGAATAGATTACGCGCAGCCACGGGACGCCGGCATTTACGAATGCCAAGTTAACACGGAGCCCAAGATATATGGGGCGGTTACGTTGAAAGTTTTAG ATGTGCAGGCGAAGATCACCGGCTCCGAGGAGATGTACGTGAAGAAAGGCAGCACGATCGGTTTGACCTGTGTCGTGGACGCGCAGGACATACCGCCGAGCAACGTGACTTGGTATCACGCAGGGGCGGTGATCGATTTCGACGGTCCGAG GGGCGGCGTTTTCCTGGAAACGGAGAAAGGTAAGAACGGGACCACCAGCAAGCTGCTGATTACGCGCGCTCAGTTCGAAGACAGCGGTAATTACACATGCGTCTCGAGCAAGGTCGCCCCGGCGAGCGTGATGGTTCACGTGTTGAACG GCGAGCATCCCGCGGCGATGCAGCACGGCGGCACCGGGAACATCAACAGGAGAGTGATTCTGTTCAGCCTGGTGCTCCTGGTGGACACGATATTCCGGTGA
- the LOC143428927 gene encoding dynein light chain Tctex-type 5 — protein MNHHHSPSKHANELSRPSKFRQSMRQVQFNGSKKRLLSKISAVSSGSRIFFHKRGDRLKIPKYQNTYRLESFHPFDVEVVDKMVKDTMVAKLSPVTTYHPNQMAKLCFEIGSDLQKALCKKDYDRYKLVVQVTIVQRFDQSIHAGVQCLWDVERDNCSYYVFENNHIYAWCCVFGMYYE, from the exons ATGAATCATCATCATTCGCCAAGCAAACACGCTAACGAGCTCTCgcgaccctcgaaatttcgccaGAGCATGAGACAAGTCCAATTTAACGGG AGCAAGAAACGGCTGCTGTCGAAGATATCGGCTGTTAGTTCCGGTAGCCGCATCTTCTTTCACAAACGCGGCGACAGATTGAAG ATTCCCAAGTACCAGAACACCTATCGACTCGAATCATTTCACCCGTTCGACGTCGAGGTGGTCGATAAAATGGTGAAGGACACGATGGTAGCCAAACTATCTCCTGTGACGACGTATCATCCGAATCAAATGGCGAAGTTGTGCTTCGAGATTGGATCCGACTTGCAAAAGGCGCTCTGCAAAAAGGATTACGACAG GTACAAATTAGTGGTGCAGGTGACTATAGTCCAACGGTTCGATCAGAGCATCCACGCGGGCGTGCAGTGCCTTTGGGACGTGGAGCGGGACAATTGTTCGTACTATGTTTTCGAGAACAACCACATCTACGCGTGGTGTTGCGTGTTCGGCATGTATTACGAGTGA